Proteins found in one Hippopotamus amphibius kiboko isolate mHipAmp2 chromosome 12, mHipAmp2.hap2, whole genome shotgun sequence genomic segment:
- the MRPS26 gene encoding 28S ribosomal protein S26, mitochondrial: MLRALTGLGARPAGRPPAPLLLPARGRKTRHDPPAKSKIGRVATPPAVDPAEFFVLTERYRQYRQTVRALRGEFVSEVRRKVHEARAGVLAERKALEDAAEHRKLMAWNQAENQRLHELRMARLRQEAREQERRQAEEEAQQAREAQAWTQLKEREVLQLQEEAKNFITRENLDARVEEALDSPKSYNWAVTREGLVVRPEHKGS, encoded by the exons ATGCTCCGCGCGCTGACCGGCCTGGGCGCGCGGCCCGCGggccggcccccagcccctcttctGCTGCCCGCGCGCGGCCGCAAGACCCGCCACGACCCGCCGGCCAAGTCCAAGATCGGGCGCGTGGCGACCCCGCCCGCGGTGGACCCTGCGGAGTTCTTCGTGCTGACGGAGCGTTACCGGCAGTACCGCCAGACGGTGCGCGCCCTCAG GGGGGAGTTCGTGTCCGAGGTGCGCAGGAAGGTGCACGAGGCCCGGGCCGGGGTCCTGGCAGAGCGCAAGGCGCTGGAGGACGCCGCTGAGCACCGCAAGCTGATGGCCTGGAACCAGGCGGAGAACCAGCGGCTGCAcgagctgcg GATGGCCAGGCTGCGGCAGGAGGCGCGGGAGCAGGAGCGGCGGCAGGCGGAGGAGGAGGCCCAGCAGGCCCGAGAGGCGCAGGCCTGGACGCAGCTCAAGGAGCGCGAAGTGTTGCAGCTGCAG GAGGAGGCAAAAAATTTCATCACCCGAGAGAACCTGGATGCGCGAGTGGAAGAAGCGTTGGACTCCCCCAAGAGCTACAACTGGGCCGTCACCAGAGAGGGGCTGGTGGTCAGGCCAGAGCACAAGGGCTCCTGA
- the LOC130833961 gene encoding progonadoliberin-2, which translates to MVHGSSPAMASFGLCLLLLLLLLLTTHPGPSKAQHWSHGSYPGGNRASSSPQNPQHTPGPPAHSPGQTAHSLPSNVLAPHEDSVPRLNRTMDRWLLRGKQHLAETLLPVERGEGCDLTLCSRVADNQVVIDMCPGNDSVIAELPKANSGRQV; encoded by the exons ATGGTCCATGGGAGCAGCCCTGCCATGGCCAGCTTTGGGCTatgcctcctgctgctgctgctgctgctgctgaccaCCCACCCTGGACCCTCGAAGGCTCAGCACTGGTCCCACGGCTCGTACCCTGGAGGAAATCGAGCCTCCAGCTCACCCCAGAACCCCCAACATACTCCTGGGCCCCCAG CTCACAGCCCAGGCCAAACTGCCCACAGCCTCCCAAGCAATGTTCTGGCTCCCCATGAGGACAGTGTGCCCAGGTTGAACAGGACCATGGACCGGTGGCTCCTCCGCGGGAAGCAGCACCTGGCGGAGACCCTGCTG CCAGTGGAAAGAGGTGAGGGGTGCGACCTCACACTCTGCAGCAGGGTCGCCGATAACCAGGTGGTCATTGATATGTGTCCTGGGAATGACTCAGTGATTGCAGAGCTCCCCAAGGCCAACAGCGGAAGACAGGTGTAG
- the LOC130832529 gene encoding LOW QUALITY PROTEIN: solute carrier family 35 member G1-like (The sequence of the model RefSeq protein was modified relative to this genomic sequence to represent the inferred CDS: deleted 1 base in 1 codon; substituted 1 base at 1 genomic stop codon), with product MPPVEDTGAVKRLDSGLPLMDTPLSGSKREPAAAEVVETPGPGGCWQCPSSPCGSRAQQEAEKKAPCPGLGLFYTLLSAFLFSVGSLFVKKVQDIHAAEISAFRCLFQLLIITPCLIYRKTGFIGPKGQRIFLVSRGILGSSAMILLYYAYQSTSLADATVISFSCPVFTSIIACIFLKEKCSLWDALFTSFTITGVILIVRPPFLFGSEVVETDKDYSLHLKGAFAALAHAVFAAVTLVILRKIGTSVDYMLSIWYYVVAGLIEXVIALFILGQWSLPRCGMDRLFLILIGLFGLGGQVFLTKAIQIEKAGLVALMKTMDVVFAFMFQIIFFHDVPSWWTVGGSLCVVASSIGAAIRKWYQSSK from the exons ATGCCGCCCGTGGAGGACACCGGGGCCGTCAAGCGGCTGGATTCCGGGCTGCCGCTGATGGACACCCCGCTCTCAGGCTCCAAGCGCGAGCCGGCGGCCGCCGAAGTAGTGGAGACGCCCGGCCCCGGCGGGTGCTGGCAGTGCCCTTCCTCGCCGTGCGGCTCGCGCGCGCAGCAGGAAGCCGAGAAGAAAGCACCCTGTCCTGGACTTGGCTTGTTTTACACATTATTGTCTGCGTTCCTTTTCTCAGTGGGctctttatttgttaaaaaagtGCAAGACATCCACGCTGCAGAAATTAGTGCATTCCGGTGTCTGTTCCAATTGCTAATCATTACCCCTTGCTTAATATACAGAAAAACTGGGTTTATAGGCCCCAAAGGTCAACGAATCTTCCTCGTTTCCAGAGGAATCCTTGGTTCTAGTGCCATGATCCTTTTGTACTACGCCTACCAGTCAACGTCCCTCGCAGATGCCACGGTTATCTCATTTAGCTGTCCAGTGTTTACATCTATAATTGCTTGCATATTTCTCAAGGAAAAATGTAGCCTTTGGGACGCTCTCTTCACCTCATTCACAATCACCGGAGTGATCCTTATTGTGAGGCCACCGTTTTTGTTTGGTTCCGAAGTCGTGGAGACGGATAAAGACTATTCACTTCACCTGAAGGGAGCTTTCGCAGCACTCGCGCACGCTGTGTTTGCTGCCGTG ACTCTAGTTATCCTAAGGAAAATAGGGACATCTGTGGACTACATGTTGAGCATTTGGTATTATGTAGTAGCTGGCCTCATCGAGTGAGTCATTGCCCTTTTTATATTAGGACAATGGAGTCTGCCACGCTGTGGGATGGACAGGTTATTTCTCATACTAATTGGGCTGTTCGGTTTGGGAGGTCAGGTGTTTCTCACAAAAGCCATTCAAATAGAAAAAGCAGGGCTGGTAGCATTAATGAAGACTATGGATGTGGTCTTTGCTTTTatgtttcagattattttctttcatgatgTGCCATCGTGGTGGACAGTGGGTGGCTCTCTATGCGTAGTAGCCAGTAGCATTGGAGCGGCCATTCGTAAGTGGTACCAGAGTTCCAAATAA